In the genome of Myxococcus stipitatus, one region contains:
- a CDS encoding 2OG-Fe(II) oxygenase: MRGDLIGWVEPEPDTALGALRERFALLGQALSQGAYLGLGRFDLQLACYPGGGAHYSRHVDAFPGQSNRRATAIWYANEAWKTEHGGVLRLHPKDLPPVDIPPMLDTLVVFLSERIEHEVLPAHARRLALTAWYYGRDSG, from the coding sequence GTGCGCGGTGACCTCATCGGCTGGGTGGAACCCGAGCCGGACACCGCGCTGGGCGCTCTGAGAGAGCGCTTCGCCCTGCTGGGACAGGCCCTCTCGCAAGGGGCCTACCTCGGCCTGGGGCGCTTCGACCTGCAGCTCGCGTGTTATCCGGGCGGAGGGGCGCACTACTCGCGCCACGTCGACGCCTTCCCCGGACAGTCCAACCGCAGGGCCACGGCCATCTGGTACGCCAACGAGGCCTGGAAGACGGAGCACGGAGGCGTCCTGCGGCTGCATCCCAAGGACCTGCCCCCCGTCGACATCCCCCCGATGCTGGACACGCTCGTCGTCTTCCTGAGCGAGCGCATCGAGCACGAGGTGCTCCCCGCCCACGCGCGCCGCCTGGCCCTCACGGCCTGGTATTACGGCCGCGACTCGGGCTGA
- a CDS encoding DUF4230 domain-containing protein yields the protein MANLSRILGPLLGVAAGVLVAGWLMKPTPASLPDTASVVQQMREVARLETLQVSLYKKVTFTPEPEATDALWKDVVNWARHTLQNPHGRAIVFADAHLGFDFQRIGPSSLHVAGTRVQVVLPPIDVRVELRPGETEVIDSNLDSTQTAQLLEKAKVAFERDVRADSRLQQRARDSAERSLRALLLTLGYREVLFVEKLPSTGTAG from the coding sequence ATGGCGAACCTCTCGCGAATCCTCGGTCCGCTCCTGGGTGTCGCCGCCGGTGTCCTGGTGGCGGGGTGGCTCATGAAGCCCACGCCTGCCTCCCTGCCCGACACCGCGTCGGTGGTGCAGCAGATGCGCGAGGTGGCGCGGCTGGAGACGCTGCAGGTCTCCCTCTACAAGAAGGTCACCTTCACGCCCGAGCCCGAGGCCACCGACGCCCTCTGGAAGGACGTGGTGAACTGGGCGCGGCACACGCTCCAGAATCCGCACGGCCGCGCCATCGTCTTCGCGGACGCGCACCTGGGCTTCGACTTCCAGCGCATCGGCCCGTCGAGCCTCCACGTCGCGGGCACGAGGGTGCAGGTGGTGCTGCCGCCCATCGACGTGCGCGTGGAGCTGCGGCCCGGGGAGACGGAGGTCATCGACTCCAACCTGGACAGCACGCAGACGGCGCAGCTGTTGGAGAAGGCGAAGGTCGCGTTCGAGCGGGACGTGCGCGCGGACTCGCGCCTCCAGCAGCGGGCCCGGGACTCCGCCGAGCGCTCCCTCCGAGCGCTCCTGCTCACCCTGGGCTATCGCGAGGTGCTGTTCGTGGAGAAGCTGCCGTCCACCGGCACGGCGGGCTGA
- a CDS encoding XRE family transcriptional regulator: MDDEDLPSRLARNIRTLRETRGATQAQLSKLAGVPRATWANLESGTSNPTLSVLHRVAGALQVSLEELVAKPRASARHYPRDSLTTRVRGAGLLRKLLPDPLPGMEFDRVELAAGVRITGVPHTPGTREYLACESGELALVASGERFLLKPGDVVVFRGDQKHSYENPGTRTAVGYSVVLLTPPL, from the coding sequence ATGGACGACGAGGACCTACCGAGCAGGTTGGCGCGCAACATCCGGACGTTGAGGGAGACCCGAGGGGCCACGCAGGCCCAGCTCTCGAAGCTGGCGGGGGTGCCTCGGGCGACGTGGGCCAACCTGGAGTCGGGGACGTCCAACCCCACCTTGTCCGTGCTGCACCGCGTGGCGGGCGCGCTCCAGGTGTCCTTGGAGGAGCTGGTGGCGAAGCCTCGCGCCAGCGCGCGGCACTACCCTCGCGACAGCCTCACCACGCGCGTCCGGGGCGCGGGCCTCCTGCGCAAGCTGCTCCCGGACCCGCTGCCGGGCATGGAGTTCGACCGGGTGGAGCTGGCCGCCGGCGTGCGCATCACCGGCGTGCCGCACACGCCAGGCACCCGCGAGTACCTGGCCTGTGAGTCCGGGGAGCTGGCGCTCGTCGCCAGCGGAGAGCGCTTCCTCCTCAAGCCCGGGGACGTCGTCGTCTTCCGAGGCGACCAGAAGCACTCCTACGAGAACCCCGGCACACGCACCGCCGTGGGCTACTCCGTCGTGCTCCTGACGCCTCCCTTGTGA
- a CDS encoding right-handed parallel beta-helix repeat-containing protein, which yields MLPTVALATNVPGGVLASDTTWTAAGNPWTLQGTLTIPQGVTLTLEPGVTVTTASATALKLEVLGSLVAVGTAASRINIQLETHSILVRGTVVADHLTVVGGQPSFNVDGSGSATFNHSTLQSGAPSLNIDGGSVDFENGVFRYCKQVMRNSGGRTTIRSSVIHGCTPTRSFSLISIYNQAPKVTLVHNTFFDNQGAAITAAMPGVSTDVSITIHDNIIVGRELHGMWLTNVLSPVVHHNVVWGFPDGNYIGVSPGEGSVTANPLFQELGRLSENSPARNAASDGTDIGAIPYEGHPAHALLEGVLRSDRTLTGDNIVTGDLVVSAGITLTLSPGASLTVKHLKDGPGDIDVRVKVIIAGSLKAEGTVAAPVLLQREYGHSEVAEIRGEVSVKHAKVRGDLTLLGPATFEDVTLESSRLSIRGTSSATFKNISATGTGHLSFGDDSITTVENLTASGTSLSAGGNSTLTVKGASLTKGGVSVDGAATATVTGSTLKEGAPCLKVQGGSLTFERGTLEKCSTAVEATGGIMNLSYSLVRSSLRAFSAMASGLHLANASASIFHNTIINNSWSGLYVAPQPQNTVEIRDNIIMSNESTGIEVVPGSNISIHHNAVWGHSSNYKGSPTLGPGSLTQDPRFVSPFHLTLLENSPCRNAASDGTDMGAFPYVPVPGASIVLGRYSISASGNSKYSVSAMVYDVDGLPLPYAVVTWSATPEVGTIDADGVLTTGCTLGSYPGAMVATSGNASASVDVTVRLGSVQKVEVTPSELTLRIEESQQLSAKGMDPCGYEVPTTFRWSALHPAAGTVSASGFYTAGSYSYDNAQGIQVEAGSKKGYARVNILPGPFHHIDLSPQTITLPVNSQVAFYVWPRDRAGNTVPGTVDLRLVGGGGTLDASGSFTAGTVAGSFPKTVQASFEGRTVASDVIVTPGPLHRVEVTSASNEVRAGGRIQFTAQGFDAWGNRRNDFPTWTVTPASLGTIDADGVLTVGTVTGFYPGAVKVTMGDITSAAMDVTVLPGPLSRLVLTPPFITLEPQGTQRFGVMGVDADGNPVAIAPVWSVVTPGAGSITSDGLYTAPKVAGTYSNSVRVAVEHLSLNATVFVKTGAISRLEISPADSSVVVKGTVPFQVKAFDAFDNEVTSFSASWSVVKGGGSISASGVFTAGTAAGTFADTVQVSVAGVTKTASVTVTPGAVSRVVLSPQGPTVAAGSTVAFRAKAFDVYGNEIPSAPATWKVVNGGGSIDGAGVFTAGIAVGAFPGTVQVSVGGIVEQTSVSVVAAAPSRVVLSPQNPTLPAGGTVTFSARAFDVYGNEAPAYPATWKVVNGGGTVDASGVFSAGTLGGTFLNTVQVTVGRATGTTSVTVTSTTPNPQPEPECRQSSDCGGGETCNAGVCEAPPVSGGKEGGGGCSSSGSGTSVFGLLVLVMLALDSRKRRAAR from the coding sequence GTGTTGCCCACCGTCGCGCTGGCGACCAACGTTCCAGGTGGCGTCCTCGCCAGTGACACGACCTGGACCGCGGCGGGGAATCCCTGGACGCTCCAGGGCACCCTCACCATTCCACAGGGCGTCACGCTGACGCTGGAGCCAGGGGTCACGGTGACGACCGCGAGCGCCACCGCCCTCAAGCTCGAGGTCCTGGGCTCCCTGGTGGCCGTGGGGACTGCGGCCTCGCGCATCAACATCCAGCTCGAGACCCACAGCATCCTGGTCCGGGGGACCGTGGTCGCCGACCACCTCACCGTCGTTGGGGGCCAGCCTTCCTTCAACGTGGATGGGAGCGGCTCCGCGACCTTCAACCACAGCACGCTGCAGTCCGGCGCGCCGTCCTTGAACATCGATGGTGGCAGCGTCGACTTCGAGAACGGTGTCTTCAGGTACTGCAAGCAGGTGATGAGGAACTCCGGTGGCAGGACGACCATCCGCTCCAGCGTGATTCATGGGTGCACGCCGACGCGCTCCTTCTCCCTCATCAGCATCTACAACCAGGCGCCGAAGGTGACGCTCGTCCACAACACCTTCTTCGACAATCAAGGGGCCGCCATCACGGCGGCCATGCCTGGGGTGTCCACGGACGTCTCCATCACCATCCACGACAACATCATCGTCGGCAGGGAGTTGCACGGAATGTGGCTGACGAATGTCCTCTCGCCCGTCGTGCATCACAACGTGGTGTGGGGCTTCCCGGACGGCAACTACATCGGTGTCAGTCCCGGGGAAGGGAGCGTCACCGCCAATCCTCTCTTCCAGGAACTCGGGAGGCTCTCCGAGAACTCTCCCGCGAGGAACGCCGCCTCGGATGGGACGGACATCGGCGCCATCCCCTATGAGGGACATCCGGCCCACGCCCTCCTCGAGGGCGTCCTGCGCTCGGACCGGACGCTGACCGGTGACAACATCGTCACCGGAGACCTGGTGGTCTCCGCGGGCATCACCCTGACGCTCTCGCCCGGTGCCAGCCTCACCGTCAAACACCTGAAGGATGGGCCCGGAGACATCGATGTCCGTGTGAAGGTCATCATCGCGGGCTCGCTGAAAGCCGAAGGCACTGTCGCCGCGCCTGTCCTGCTCCAACGCGAGTACGGCCACAGCGAGGTCGCCGAAATCCGCGGCGAGGTGAGTGTCAAGCACGCCAAGGTGAGAGGCGACCTCACCCTCCTGGGACCCGCGACCTTCGAGGACGTCACCTTGGAGTCGTCCCGTCTCTCCATCCGGGGCACGAGCTCCGCCACGTTCAAGAACATCTCCGCGACGGGCACGGGTCACCTCTCGTTCGGGGACGACAGCATCACCACGGTCGAGAACCTCACCGCCTCGGGAACGAGTCTGTCCGCCGGAGGGAACAGCACCCTCACGGTCAAGGGCGCCTCCTTGACGAAAGGTGGTGTCTCCGTCGATGGCGCCGCCACCGCGACCGTGACGGGCTCCACCCTCAAGGAGGGAGCCCCCTGCCTGAAGGTCCAGGGAGGCTCGCTCACCTTCGAGCGAGGCACGCTCGAGAAGTGCTCCACCGCGGTCGAAGCCACGGGGGGCATCATGAATCTCTCCTACAGCCTGGTGCGAAGCAGCCTTCGGGCTTTCTCTGCGATGGCGAGTGGCCTGCACCTCGCCAATGCCTCCGCGTCCATCTTCCACAACACCATCATCAACAACTCGTGGAGCGGCCTCTACGTCGCCCCCCAGCCGCAGAACACCGTGGAGATTCGCGACAACATCATCATGTCCAACGAGTCCACGGGCATCGAGGTTGTTCCCGGCTCGAACATCTCCATCCATCACAACGCGGTCTGGGGGCATTCCAGCAACTACAAGGGGAGCCCCACGTTGGGCCCCGGCAGCCTCACGCAGGACCCGCGCTTCGTCAGCCCCTTCCACCTGACCCTTCTGGAGAACTCTCCCTGCCGCAACGCCGCGTCGGATGGGACGGACATGGGCGCCTTCCCCTATGTCCCCGTCCCCGGTGCATCCATCGTGTTGGGCAGGTACTCCATCTCGGCGTCTGGCAATTCGAAGTACTCCGTCAGCGCGATGGTCTACGACGTGGACGGCCTGCCGCTTCCGTATGCCGTGGTCACCTGGTCCGCCACTCCCGAGGTGGGGACCATCGACGCGGACGGAGTCCTCACGACGGGGTGCACGCTCGGTTCGTATCCTGGCGCCATGGTCGCCACGTCGGGGAATGCCTCCGCCTCGGTGGATGTGACGGTGCGGCTGGGGTCCGTCCAGAAGGTGGAGGTCACTCCGTCGGAGCTGACGTTGCGCATCGAGGAGTCGCAGCAGCTCTCCGCGAAGGGCATGGATCCCTGCGGCTATGAAGTCCCGACGACCTTCCGATGGTCCGCGCTCCACCCGGCGGCAGGGACTGTCTCCGCCAGTGGCTTCTACACCGCGGGCTCCTATTCCTATGACAACGCCCAGGGGATTCAGGTCGAAGCGGGGAGCAAGAAGGGCTACGCGAGGGTGAACATCCTGCCGGGGCCGTTTCATCACATCGACCTGAGTCCTCAGACCATCACGTTGCCCGTGAACTCCCAGGTGGCCTTCTATGTCTGGCCTCGTGACCGCGCGGGGAACACCGTGCCGGGCACCGTCGATTTGAGGCTCGTCGGGGGAGGAGGCACCCTCGATGCCTCGGGCTCCTTCACCGCGGGAACGGTCGCGGGTTCCTTCCCGAAGACAGTCCAGGCGTCGTTCGAAGGGCGCACGGTGGCCTCGGACGTCATCGTGACGCCGGGCCCGCTCCATCGCGTCGAGGTGACGTCCGCCTCCAATGAAGTGAGGGCCGGGGGGCGCATCCAATTCACGGCGCAGGGCTTCGACGCGTGGGGCAACAGGAGGAACGATTTTCCGACCTGGACCGTCACCCCCGCCTCCCTGGGGACCATCGACGCTGATGGCGTTCTCACGGTGGGTACCGTGACGGGGTTCTATCCGGGGGCCGTGAAGGTGACGATGGGCGACATCACGAGCGCCGCCATGGACGTCACGGTGCTGCCGGGGCCGTTGTCGAGGCTCGTGCTCACGCCCCCGTTCATCACGCTGGAGCCCCAGGGCACGCAGCGGTTCGGAGTGATGGGGGTCGACGCGGATGGCAACCCGGTGGCCATTGCTCCGGTGTGGTCGGTGGTGACGCCGGGCGCGGGGAGCATCACGTCGGACGGGCTCTACACCGCGCCGAAGGTCGCGGGGACGTACTCCAACAGCGTGCGCGTCGCGGTGGAGCACCTCTCGCTCAACGCCACCGTCTTCGTGAAGACCGGCGCCATCAGCCGGCTGGAGATCTCCCCGGCGGATTCCTCCGTCGTCGTGAAGGGCACGGTGCCGTTCCAGGTGAAGGCGTTCGATGCGTTCGACAATGAGGTCACCTCGTTCTCCGCGTCGTGGAGCGTCGTGAAGGGTGGGGGCAGCATCAGTGCCTCCGGTGTCTTCACCGCGGGCACCGCAGCGGGGACATTCGCGGACACCGTGCAGGTCAGCGTGGCGGGGGTGACGAAGACGGCCAGCGTCACCGTCACGCCAGGGGCGGTGAGTCGGGTGGTCCTGTCGCCACAGGGGCCGACGGTGGCGGCGGGGAGCACGGTGGCGTTCCGCGCGAAGGCGTTCGATGTGTACGGCAACGAGATCCCCTCGGCGCCCGCGACGTGGAAGGTGGTGAACGGAGGGGGCTCCATCGATGGGGCGGGAGTCTTCACGGCGGGAATCGCGGTGGGAGCCTTCCCCGGGACGGTGCAAGTCTCTGTGGGGGGAATCGTGGAGCAGACCTCCGTCTCGGTGGTGGCCGCCGCGCCGAGCCGTGTCGTCCTGTCGCCGCAGAACCCCACGCTCCCGGCGGGGGGAACGGTGACCTTCAGCGCGCGGGCGTTCGACGTGTACGGGAACGAGGCGCCCGCGTACCCGGCGACGTGGAAGGTGGTGAACGGTGGAGGCACCGTCGATGCATCGGGTGTCTTCAGCGCGGGCACGTTGGGAGGGACGTTCTTGAACACCGTCCAGGTGACGGTGGGGCGCGCGACGGGGACGACCTCGGTGACCGTCACCTCGACGACGCCGAATCCCCAGCCCGAGCCGGAGTGCCGGCAGTCGTCGGATTGTGGTGGGGGTGAGACGTGCAACGCGGGAGTCTGCGAGGCGCCGCCTGTCTCGGGTGGAAAGGAAGGAGGCGGAGGCTGCAGCAGCTCGGGGAGTGGGACGTCGGTGTTCGGGTTGCTGGTGCTGGTGATGCTGGCGCTCGACTCGCGGAAGCGGCGCGCCGCGCGGTGA
- a CDS encoding tetratricopeptide repeat protein: MSVLPEVERLRRKVEAGESLSDAELEALRAHAGRGEGPVLRLTVAHALINAGAEREALPLLEALRRDFPRDLPVMLGLARALLGLERHGDAEALLRQVWSREPGDPEVLKVLSVLALRRGEVGKAQAYVEEALARDPFDGEARLLKEELEAAEFPPPSAPEEQVLRPEFIAALTGALGRARVSFRRQGKDLLVKLATGGVGRVDVGSLYAAYVEAPGTQGLLAYAEALAARLSGLDSGLGSGDTPLESRLRPVLRHPSFVAKAVGALHRPGPAGLEVFYVLEDADFVRYLPESALGPAGLTPEAVDEAAWRNLSAHPAPVHPVVIDRGEVHLAETFSGLWAVAGGDGLDGARLLTGTQHRILSTVASGKPLCVSLARRELTVVGWASQAAVRTALASLEPTPEGIPGLFHQSADGLLLPDGSSF; this comes from the coding sequence GTGAGTGTCTTGCCGGAAGTGGAGCGCCTGCGCCGGAAGGTGGAGGCGGGGGAGAGTCTGAGCGACGCGGAGCTGGAGGCGCTGCGTGCCCATGCGGGGAGGGGCGAGGGCCCTGTCCTCCGGTTGACGGTGGCCCATGCCCTCATCAACGCGGGGGCGGAGCGTGAGGCCCTTCCGCTCCTGGAGGCCCTGCGGCGGGACTTCCCTCGAGACCTGCCAGTGATGCTGGGCCTCGCGCGCGCGCTGCTCGGCCTGGAGCGGCATGGGGACGCGGAGGCGCTGCTGCGACAGGTCTGGTCTCGCGAGCCCGGAGACCCCGAGGTCCTCAAGGTCCTCTCCGTGCTGGCCCTGCGCCGAGGCGAGGTCGGCAAGGCCCAGGCCTACGTCGAGGAGGCGCTGGCTCGGGACCCGTTCGACGGGGAGGCTCGGCTGCTGAAGGAAGAACTGGAAGCAGCGGAGTTCCCCCCTCCGAGCGCCCCGGAAGAACAGGTCCTCCGGCCGGAGTTCATCGCCGCGCTCACGGGGGCGCTCGGCCGCGCACGCGTGAGCTTCCGCCGTCAGGGCAAGGACCTGCTCGTGAAGCTGGCCACGGGAGGCGTGGGCCGCGTGGATGTCGGCTCGCTGTACGCGGCCTACGTCGAGGCGCCCGGAACCCAGGGCCTGCTGGCCTACGCGGAGGCGCTGGCGGCGAGGTTGAGCGGACTCGATTCAGGACTGGGCTCGGGGGACACGCCGCTGGAGTCCCGGCTGCGGCCGGTGCTGCGGCATCCGAGCTTCGTCGCCAAGGCGGTGGGCGCGCTGCATCGTCCGGGGCCCGCGGGACTCGAGGTGTTCTACGTCCTGGAGGACGCCGACTTCGTGCGCTACCTGCCCGAGTCCGCGCTCGGCCCCGCGGGGCTGACCCCCGAGGCCGTGGATGAAGCCGCGTGGCGCAACCTCTCCGCCCACCCCGCGCCCGTGCACCCCGTGGTCATCGACCGGGGCGAGGTGCATCTGGCGGAGACCTTCTCGGGCCTCTGGGCGGTGGCGGGCGGAGACGGACTGGATGGCGCGCGGCTGCTCACGGGCACGCAGCACCGCATCCTCTCGACGGTGGCGAGCGGCAAGCCCCTCTGCGTGTCCCTGGCTCGCCGCGAGCTGACCGTGGTGGGCTGGGCTTCGCAGGCCGCTGTCCGCACGGCGCTCGCGTCCCTGGAGCCGACCCCCGAGGGGATTCCGGGCCTCTTCCACCAGTCCGCGGACGGACTCCTGCTGCCGGACGGCTCCTCCTTCTGA